One part of the Streptomyces nigra genome encodes these proteins:
- the thiC gene encoding phosphomethylpyrimidine synthase ThiC, with amino-acid sequence MTIKDARTPASNQDETPVRGESSTEAGKSIGWHKAYVEGSRPDLRVPVRQVHLTNGQSVTLYDTSGPYTDPAAETDVRRGLPPLRENWIIARGDTAEYAGRPVRPEDDGIKHTAPRGGLRNLDAVFPGRPRQPRRSRDGRAVTQLAYARRGEITPEMEFVAIREDVDPEVVREEIAAGRAVLPANVNHPEIEPMIIGKRFLVKVNANIGNSAVTSSIEEEVEKMTWATRWGADTVMDLSTGRNIHTTREWVLRNSPVPIGTVPLYQALEKVDGKAEELTWEIYKDTVIEQAEQGVDYMTVHAGVRLPYVPLTANRKTGIVSRGGSIMAAWCLAHHKENFLYENFEELCEILAAYDVTYSLGDGLRPGSIADANDEAQFAELRTLGELNTIAKRFNVQTMIEGPGHVPMHKIKENIDLQQEICEEAPFYTLGPLTTDVAPAYDHITSGIGAAMIAWWGTAMLCYVTPKEHLGLPNRDDVKTGVITYKIAAHAADLAKGHPGAQEWDDALSDARFEFRWEDQFNLALDPDTAREFHDETLPAEPAKTAHFCSMCGPKFCSMKISQDIRRRHGGTQEEIEGEIEQGMAQKSKEFAAAGNRVYLPLAD; translated from the coding sequence ATGACCATCAAGGACGCGCGCACGCCTGCCTCGAACCAGGACGAAACGCCCGTGCGGGGCGAATCCTCCACCGAGGCCGGGAAGTCCATCGGCTGGCACAAGGCGTATGTCGAGGGCTCACGCCCCGACCTGCGGGTGCCGGTCCGCCAGGTGCACCTCACCAACGGGCAGTCGGTCACGCTGTACGACACCTCGGGCCCGTACACCGATCCAGCCGCCGAGACCGACGTCCGCAGGGGGCTGCCCCCGCTGCGGGAGAACTGGATCATCGCCCGCGGGGACACCGCGGAGTACGCGGGCCGGCCCGTCCGGCCCGAGGACGACGGCATCAAGCACACGGCGCCGCGCGGAGGTCTGCGCAACCTCGACGCGGTGTTCCCGGGACGGCCGCGTCAGCCCCGGCGCAGCCGTGACGGCCGGGCGGTCACGCAGCTCGCGTACGCCCGTCGCGGGGAGATCACCCCCGAGATGGAGTTCGTGGCGATCCGGGAGGACGTCGACCCCGAGGTGGTCCGTGAGGAGATCGCCGCGGGCCGGGCGGTCCTGCCCGCCAACGTCAACCACCCGGAGATCGAGCCGATGATCATCGGCAAGCGGTTCCTGGTGAAGGTCAACGCCAACATCGGCAACTCGGCGGTCACGTCCTCCATCGAGGAGGAGGTCGAGAAGATGACCTGGGCGACCCGCTGGGGCGCCGACACGGTCATGGACCTCTCCACCGGCCGCAACATCCACACCACGCGCGAGTGGGTGCTGCGCAACTCCCCCGTGCCCATCGGCACGGTGCCGCTCTACCAGGCGCTGGAGAAGGTCGACGGCAAGGCCGAGGAACTGACCTGGGAGATCTACAAGGACACGGTCATCGAGCAGGCCGAGCAGGGCGTGGACTACATGACGGTCCATGCGGGCGTGCGGCTGCCGTACGTGCCGCTGACCGCGAACCGCAAGACGGGCATCGTCTCGCGCGGCGGCTCGATCATGGCCGCGTGGTGCCTGGCGCACCACAAGGAGAACTTCCTGTACGAGAACTTCGAGGAGCTCTGCGAGATCCTCGCCGCCTACGACGTGACGTACTCGCTCGGCGACGGCCTGCGGCCGGGGTCGATCGCGGACGCCAACGACGAGGCGCAGTTCGCGGAGTTGAGGACGCTCGGCGAACTCAACACCATCGCCAAGCGGTTCAACGTGCAGACCATGATCGAGGGCCCGGGACACGTCCCGATGCACAAGATCAAGGAGAACATCGACCTTCAGCAGGAGATCTGCGAAGAGGCCCCGTTCTACACGCTCGGCCCGCTGACGACGGACGTGGCTCCGGCCTACGACCACATCACCTCGGGCATCGGCGCCGCGATGATCGCCTGGTGGGGCACGGCGATGCTCTGCTACGTGACGCCCAAGGAGCACCTGGGCCTGCCCAACCGCGACGACGTCAAGACCGGCGTCATCACCTACAAGATCGCCGCCCACGCCGCCGACCTCGCCAAGGGCCACCCCGGCGCCCAGGAGTGGGACGACGCGCTGTCCGACGCCCGCTTCGAGTTCCGATGGGAGGACCAGTTCAACCTGGCGCTCGACCCGGACACGGCCCGCGAGTTCCACGACGAGACGCTCCCGGCGGAGCCGGCGAAGACGGCGCACTTCTGCTCCATGTGCGGGCCGAAGTTCTGCTCGATGAAGATCTCCCAGGACATCCGCCGCCGGCACGGAGGCACCCAGGAGGAGATCGAGGGCGAGATCGAGCAGGGCATGGCCCAGAAGTCGAAGGAGTTCGCGGCAGCGGGCAACAGGGTGTACCTGCCCCTGGCGGACTGA
- a CDS encoding YibE/F family protein: MTTMHEPPFPPPEPRRGSGPDNGTAQRNDRQRGWSSGAPGGASGGGHGHGPGHDPGHDPGRGQGHGSGHGSGHGSGHGHSHSHSHGPAAPVSRHLRKVIAAVLIPFAAAVVVGLAVLWPGGAPAHERTGVGFDRQTQQATVTKVVELSCKEVGAGGVPPTGDTSTPSGSSAVREESGTCKKATIRVDTGKDKGRTFTEVVQPDQSRQLSEGQEVVVAYEPSAPKDLQYAVTDVNRRVPLSVLAGIFAVAVVLVGRLRGVMALVSLAISFLLLNFFILPAILQGSNPLVVAVVGASAIMLIALYLCHGPSARTSVAVLGTLISLLLIGVLGSVFIDWAALTGNTDDNTGLIHGLYPSIDMSGLLLAGIIIGSLGVLDDVTVTQTSAVWELHEANPTMGWRGLYRAGIRIGRDHIASVVNTLVLAYAGAALPLLLLFSIAQSGVGTVANSELVAEEIVRTLVGSIGLVASVPVTTALAALVVSADRPEPGKAPTPAGAQPAVAGPAPAVGRGGRGRRRKR; this comes from the coding sequence GTGACCACGATGCATGAACCTCCCTTCCCTCCGCCCGAACCGCGCCGAGGCTCAGGCCCCGACAACGGCACCGCGCAACGCAACGACCGTCAGCGCGGCTGGAGTTCAGGGGCGCCTGGCGGCGCCTCCGGCGGCGGACACGGGCATGGACCTGGGCACGACCCCGGACACGACCCCGGGCGCGGACAGGGACACGGCTCGGGGCACGGTTCCGGACACGGCTCGGGGCACGGGCATTCGCACAGCCACTCCCACGGTCCGGCCGCCCCCGTCTCCCGTCATCTCCGCAAGGTCATCGCGGCCGTCCTGATCCCCTTCGCCGCCGCGGTCGTGGTCGGCCTCGCCGTGCTCTGGCCGGGCGGCGCACCGGCGCACGAGCGCACCGGGGTCGGCTTCGACCGGCAGACCCAGCAGGCCACGGTCACCAAGGTGGTCGAGCTGAGCTGCAAGGAGGTGGGCGCCGGAGGAGTACCGCCGACCGGGGACACCTCCACCCCCTCGGGGTCTTCCGCGGTGCGCGAGGAGAGCGGCACCTGCAAGAAGGCGACGATCCGCGTCGACACGGGGAAGGACAAGGGCCGTACGTTCACGGAGGTCGTCCAGCCCGACCAGTCACGGCAGTTGAGCGAGGGCCAGGAGGTCGTGGTCGCCTACGAGCCCTCCGCTCCCAAGGACCTCCAGTACGCGGTCACCGACGTCAACCGGCGCGTCCCGCTGTCGGTGCTCGCCGGGATCTTCGCCGTGGCCGTCGTACTCGTCGGACGGCTGCGGGGCGTCATGGCCCTGGTCTCCCTGGCGATCAGCTTCCTGCTGCTCAACTTCTTCATCCTGCCGGCGATCCTGCAGGGCTCGAACCCGCTGGTGGTCGCCGTGGTGGGAGCGAGCGCCATCATGCTCATCGCGCTCTATCTGTGTCACGGTCCATCGGCACGGACGTCCGTCGCGGTCCTCGGCACCCTGATCTCGCTCCTGCTGATCGGCGTCCTGGGCTCGGTGTTCATCGACTGGGCCGCGCTGACCGGCAACACCGACGACAACACCGGCCTCATCCACGGCCTGTACCCGTCGATCGACATGAGCGGTCTGCTGCTGGCCGGGATCATCATCGGTTCGCTCGGTGTGCTCGACGACGTGACGGTCACCCAGACCTCCGCGGTCTGGGAGTTGCACGAGGCCAACCCCACGATGGGCTGGCGCGGGCTGTACCGGGCCGGTATCCGCATCGGACGCGACCACATCGCGTCCGTCGTCAACACCCTCGTCCTCGCCTACGCGGGTGCCGCACTGCCCTTGCTGCTGCTCTTCTCCATCGCCCAGAGCGGTGTCGGCACGGTCGCCAACAGCGAACTGGTGGCCGAGGAGATCGTGCGGACGCTGGTGGGCTCCATCGGACTCGTCGCGTCCGTGCCGGTGACCACGGCCCTGGCCGCCCTGGTGGTGTCGGCCGACCGTCCCGAGCCCGGCAAGGCGCCGACCCCCGCGGGGGCCCAGCCGGCCGTCGCGGGCCCCGCACCGGCCGTGGGACGGGGTGGACGGGGGCGGCGCCGCAAGCGGTGA
- a CDS encoding SsgA family sporulation/cell division regulator produces MRESVQAEVMMSFLVSEELSFRIPVELRYETCDPYAVRLTFHLPGDAPVTWAFGRELLVDGVGRPCGEGDVRVSPAGSDTLGDVLIRLQVGLDQALFRSSVAPLVAFLDRTDKLVPLGQEGALADFDAHLDEALDRILAEEQSAG; encoded by the coding sequence ATGCGCGAGTCCGTACAGGCAGAGGTCATGATGAGCTTTCTCGTCTCCGAGGAGCTCTCCTTCCGCATCCCGGTCGAACTGCGCTACGAGACCTGTGATCCCTACGCCGTGCGGCTCACCTTCCATCTGCCCGGTGACGCACCGGTCACCTGGGCCTTCGGCCGCGAACTGCTGGTCGACGGGGTGGGCCGGCCCTGCGGGGAGGGCGACGTACGGGTCTCACCGGCCGGGTCCGACACCCTGGGCGATGTGCTGATCCGGCTCCAGGTGGGCCTGGACCAGGCGCTGTTCCGTTCTTCCGTCGCCCCGCTCGTGGCGTTCCTGGACCGCACCGACAAGCTGGTGCCGCTCGGACAGGAGGGGGCGCTCGCCGACTTCGACGCGCATCTCGACGAGGCCCTGGACCGCATCCTGGCGGAGGAGCAGAGCGCGGGCTGA
- a CDS encoding IclR family transcriptional regulator, with protein MQRAMRLLECVAGHTYGAPAKQLARETGLALPTAYHLLRTLVHEGYLRRDKGLFFLGDAAVRLSSSSAQQKRRSTMVDALAQWRDAIGVPVYYAQYREGEIEVMCVSDTHSNPAVQEWADFRETGHAHAIGQCLLSQLDEEARRDHLDRHPVRAITPYTVPDSASLLRRLDQAGRMAPVTERQEYALGTVCAAIPITVGTTAATMALSLPFHQADRLPSAVRQLQAEIGRLLGSLALSISI; from the coding sequence GTGCAGCGGGCCATGCGCCTGCTGGAGTGCGTCGCGGGTCATACGTACGGCGCTCCCGCCAAGCAACTCGCCCGGGAGACGGGCCTGGCGCTGCCCACGGCGTACCACCTGCTGCGCACCCTGGTGCACGAGGGCTATCTCCGCCGCGACAAGGGGCTGTTCTTCCTCGGTGACGCCGCCGTGCGGCTGAGCAGCAGCAGCGCCCAGCAGAAACGTCGCAGCACGATGGTCGACGCACTCGCTCAATGGCGTGACGCGATCGGTGTCCCGGTTTACTACGCCCAGTACCGCGAGGGTGAGATCGAGGTCATGTGCGTCTCCGACACCCACAGCAATCCGGCGGTGCAGGAGTGGGCCGACTTCCGTGAGACCGGCCATGCCCACGCCATCGGCCAGTGTCTGCTCTCCCAGTTGGACGAGGAGGCCCGGCGCGACCATCTGGACCGGCATCCGGTGCGCGCCATCACGCCCTACACCGTCCCGGACAGCGCCAGCCTGCTACGACGCCTGGACCAGGCAGGGCGGATGGCGCCGGTGACCGAGCGTCAGGAGTACGCGCTGGGCACGGTCTGCGCGGCCATCCCCATCACCGTGGGTACGACGGCCGCGACGATGGCCCTGTCCCTCCCCTTCCACCAGGCCGACCGGTTGCCGTCGGCGGTGCGTCAGCTCCAGGCCGAGATCGGCCGGCTTCTGGGGTCACTCGCGCTCTCTATCAGTATCTGA
- a CDS encoding DUF5326 family protein: MREIFAGLPWWVKWIAVPVIALVVFGGLIASVVGFVIGLLFKLLVFVALVGGLIYVVRKFTSSSSSRGDW; encoded by the coding sequence ATGCGTGAGATCTTCGCGGGACTGCCGTGGTGGGTGAAGTGGATCGCGGTGCCGGTCATCGCCCTGGTCGTGTTCGGCGGGCTGATAGCCAGCGTCGTCGGCTTCGTGATCGGACTGCTCTTCAAGCTGCTGGTCTTCGTGGCCCTGGTCGGCGGACTGATCTACGTCGTCAGGAAGTTCACGTCGAGTTCGTCGTCGCGCGGCGACTGGTGA
- a CDS encoding cupin domain-containing protein has protein sequence MKAFRLDELEAERAANDGAYLQFLRERNMSVGLYALDAGEHDPQQPHNQDEVYFVVSGRAQITVGLETTHVARGSVVYVPAGVAHKFHHISEDLRVLVVFSPPEN, from the coding sequence ATGAAGGCCTTCCGGCTGGATGAACTGGAGGCGGAGCGTGCCGCCAACGACGGTGCCTACCTGCAGTTTCTGCGAGAGCGGAACATGTCGGTCGGGCTGTACGCGCTCGACGCGGGCGAGCACGATCCACAACAGCCGCACAACCAGGACGAGGTCTACTTCGTCGTGAGCGGCCGCGCACAGATCACCGTCGGCCTGGAGACGACGCATGTGGCGCGGGGGAGCGTCGTCTACGTCCCGGCCGGGGTCGCGCACAAGTTCCACCACATCAGCGAGGACCTGAGGGTGCTCGTGGTGTTCTCTCCGCCCGAGAACTGA
- a CDS encoding phage holin family protein: MKNFVVKTIANAGALAVAVWLIDNITLTGDSTGKEAATLLLVALIFGLVNFVVKPVVKLFSLPLLILTLGLFTLVVNALMLLLTSWLADKVDLSFHVEGFWTAVLGGLIISVVSWALNVVLPDGD; this comes from the coding sequence ATGAAGAATTTCGTAGTCAAGACGATCGCCAACGCCGGCGCCCTGGCCGTGGCCGTGTGGCTGATAGACAACATCACGCTGACCGGCGACAGCACGGGCAAGGAGGCCGCGACGCTGCTGCTCGTCGCGCTCATCTTCGGTCTGGTCAACTTCGTGGTGAAGCCGGTCGTGAAGCTGTTCAGCCTGCCGCTGCTCATCCTGACGCTCGGACTGTTCACCCTCGTCGTCAACGCCCTGATGCTGCTGCTGACCTCGTGGCTCGCCGACAAGGTGGACCTGAGCTTCCATGTCGAGGGCTTCTGGACGGCCGTCCTGGGCGGCCTGATCATCTCGGTCGTCTCCTGGGCGCTGAACGTCGTCCTGCCCGACGGTGACTGA
- a CDS encoding low molecular weight protein-tyrosine-phosphatase, which translates to MTYRVCFVCTGNICRSPMAASVFRARVEEAGLDGLVEVDSAGTGGWHEGDPADPRTVSVLEEHGYDSEHTARQFRTSWFERVDLVVALDAGHMKALRRLAPTADDVAKVRLLRSYDPAAGEDLDVPDPYYGDRDGFEECLTMVESASTGLLTAVREEVEGRTP; encoded by the coding sequence ATGACCTATCGCGTCTGCTTCGTCTGCACCGGCAACATCTGCCGCTCCCCGATGGCCGCGTCCGTCTTCCGGGCCCGGGTCGAGGAGGCCGGCCTCGACGGCCTGGTCGAGGTCGACAGCGCCGGCACCGGCGGCTGGCACGAGGGTGACCCGGCCGACCCGCGCACCGTCTCCGTCCTCGAGGAGCACGGCTACGACAGCGAGCACACGGCCCGGCAGTTCCGGACCTCGTGGTTCGAACGCGTCGACCTGGTCGTCGCCCTCGACGCGGGTCATATGAAGGCGCTGCGCCGGCTGGCCCCGACGGCGGACGACGTGGCGAAGGTCCGGCTGCTGCGTTCCTACGACCCCGCCGCGGGCGAGGACCTCGACGTGCCCGACCCCTACTACGGTGACCGGGACGGCTTCGAGGAATGCCTCACGATGGTGGAGTCGGCGAGTACGGGCCTGCTCACAGCGGTCCGCGAAGAGGTGGAGGGCAGGACGCCATGA
- a CDS encoding cystathionine gamma-lyase, giving the protein MSGTQGQAPVPGDGTRAVRAGLPEPVKYEPTLPGPVFAAHYHLPGEPTGAYTYGRDENPTWTHLERAIGSLEAPGEDDVETLVFASGMAAISSVLFSQLRAGDAVVLPSDGYQVFPLVRQQLEAYGIEVRTAPTGGDAQLGVLDGARLLWIETPSNPGLDVCDIRRLVEEAHTRGALVAVDNTLATPLGQRPLELGADFSVASGTKQLTGHGDVLLGYVTGRDPEAMADVRRWRKIVGAIPGPMEAWLAHRSLATLQLRVERQNATALAVAEALLDWPEDLAVRYPGLPKDPSHAVAARQMRRFGCVVSFTLPSRTRAERFLEALRLVDDATSFGGLRSTAERRGRWGGDDVPEGFIRMSVGAEDPEDLVADVLRALEESAR; this is encoded by the coding sequence ATGAGCGGTACGCAGGGACAGGCACCGGTTCCGGGGGACGGCACGCGCGCGGTGCGGGCCGGACTGCCGGAGCCGGTCAAGTACGAGCCGACCCTGCCGGGACCGGTCTTCGCCGCGCACTACCACCTGCCGGGCGAGCCCACGGGCGCGTACACCTACGGCCGGGACGAGAACCCGACCTGGACGCACCTGGAGCGGGCCATCGGCAGCCTGGAGGCGCCGGGGGAGGACGACGTCGAGACGCTCGTGTTCGCGTCCGGCATGGCCGCCATCTCCTCGGTGCTCTTCTCCCAGCTGCGGGCCGGCGACGCCGTCGTCCTGCCCAGCGACGGCTACCAGGTGTTCCCCCTGGTCCGCCAGCAGCTGGAGGCGTACGGCATCGAGGTGCGCACCGCGCCGACCGGCGGCGACGCCCAGCTCGGCGTCCTCGACGGCGCCCGGCTGCTGTGGATCGAGACGCCGTCCAACCCCGGCCTCGACGTGTGCGACATCCGGCGCCTCGTCGAGGAGGCGCACACGCGCGGGGCGCTCGTCGCCGTCGACAACACCCTCGCCACCCCCCTCGGCCAGCGGCCGCTGGAGCTGGGCGCCGACTTCTCGGTGGCCAGCGGCACCAAGCAGCTGACCGGTCACGGCGATGTGCTGCTGGGCTATGTCACCGGCCGCGACCCGGAGGCCATGGCGGACGTACGGCGCTGGCGCAAGATCGTCGGCGCGATCCCGGGGCCGATGGAGGCGTGGCTCGCCCACCGTTCCCTGGCGACGCTGCAGTTGCGGGTGGAGCGGCAGAACGCCACGGCCCTGGCCGTCGCCGAGGCGCTGCTGGACTGGCCTGAGGATCTCGCGGTGCGGTATCCGGGGCTGCCCAAGGACCCGTCGCACGCCGTCGCCGCGCGGCAGATGCGGCGGTTCGGCTGTGTCGTGTCCTTCACGCTGCCCTCGCGCACGCGTGCCGAGCGGTTCCTGGAGGCGCTGCGGCTCGTCGACGACGCCACCAGCTTCGGCGGTCTGCGCTCCACGGCCGAGCGGCGCGGGCGCTGGGGCGGGGACGACGTGCCGGAGGGCTTCATCCGGATGTCGGTCGGCGCCGAGGACCCGGAGGACCTGGTCGCGGACGTCCTGCGGGCCCTGGAGGAATCGGCGCGGTGA
- a CDS encoding LysR family transcriptional regulator yields the protein MDLALLRTFVTVHRAGSFTRAAALLGLSQPAVTSQIRTLERQLGRPLFLRQARGVTPTTIGDELAHKAAPHLDALVEITETGLDDESSLRSLHLAGPPEFTAERALPALTGLTGDDNQGFALRASFGTAEETLEGLAAGHHDLAITTARPRGALLTATALCDEEHVLVAAPHWVERIGAGHLRHKGAHALEDVPVVEVHESLPFVSRYWASVFDSRPAAPGTVIVPDLRAVLACAVAGAGLAVLPRYLCAHALDRGEAVALHDPPVPPLRTYFLVVRTGTLAMPHIARAHEWLLRAAADWA from the coding sequence ATGGATCTGGCCTTGCTGCGCACTTTTGTGACCGTGCACCGGGCCGGTTCCTTCACCCGCGCCGCAGCACTGCTCGGTCTGTCCCAGCCGGCCGTGACCTCGCAGATCCGCACGCTGGAGCGCCAGTTGGGGCGCCCCCTGTTCCTCCGGCAGGCGCGCGGCGTGACCCCGACGACCATCGGCGACGAACTCGCCCACAAGGCGGCCCCCCATCTCGACGCCCTGGTGGAGATCACCGAGACCGGTCTCGACGACGAGTCCTCCTTACGGTCGCTGCATCTCGCCGGGCCTCCCGAGTTCACCGCCGAGCGCGCACTGCCCGCCCTCACCGGCCTGACCGGCGACGACAACCAGGGCTTCGCCCTGCGCGCCTCCTTCGGCACCGCCGAGGAGACCCTCGAGGGGCTGGCCGCCGGACATCATGATCTGGCCATCACGACGGCCCGTCCGAGGGGCGCTCTGCTCACGGCGACTGCGCTCTGCGACGAGGAGCACGTCCTGGTCGCGGCTCCCCACTGGGTCGAGCGGATCGGCGCGGGCCATCTCCGCCACAAGGGCGCGCACGCTCTCGAGGACGTCCCCGTCGTGGAGGTCCACGAGTCCCTGCCGTTCGTCTCCCGCTACTGGGCCTCCGTCTTCGATTCCCGTCCCGCCGCGCCGGGCACCGTGATCGTCCCGGATCTGCGTGCGGTCCTCGCGTGCGCGGTCGCGGGCGCCGGGCTGGCGGTGCTGCCGCGCTATCTCTGCGCGCACGCCCTCGACCGGGGCGAGGCCGTCGCCCTGCACGATCCGCCGGTGCCGCCCCTGCGGACGTACTTCCTGGTCGTCCGTACCGGCACCCTGGCCATGCCGCATATCGCACGGGCTCACGAGTGGCTGCTCCGCGCCGCGGCGGACTGGGCCTGA
- a CDS encoding NUDIX domain-containing protein, with amino-acid sequence MTVRPVVKRTARAVLLDGDDLILIKRTKPGMDPYWLTPGGGVEPTDSTVVDALHREVYEELGAKITDVVPCFVDTVEHIGHDEASTGVKVQHFFVCHLESMDPALRHGPEVDEPIGEYEIVRVPFNRVGIASVHLVPLSLRHYLDGNIEGVRALHAPDLG; translated from the coding sequence ATGACCGTCCGACCCGTGGTCAAGCGGACCGCCCGCGCCGTTCTTCTGGACGGCGACGATCTGATCCTGATCAAGCGCACCAAGCCGGGCATGGATCCGTACTGGCTCACGCCCGGAGGCGGTGTCGAACCGACGGACTCCACCGTCGTCGACGCGCTGCACCGCGAGGTGTACGAGGAACTGGGCGCCAAGATCACCGATGTGGTGCCCTGCTTCGTCGACACCGTCGAGCACATCGGTCACGACGAGGCCTCGACCGGAGTGAAGGTCCAGCACTTCTTCGTCTGCCACCTCGAATCCATGGACCCGGCCCTGCGGCACGGCCCCGAGGTGGACGAGCCCATCGGCGAGTACGAGATCGTGCGCGTGCCGTTCAACCGGGTCGGGATCGCCTCCGTGCACCTGGTCCCGCTGTCGCTGCGGCACTACCTCGACGGGAACATCGAGGGTGTACGCGCCCTGCACGCTCCTGAT